GAGACTTTGATAAAGTGCTAGGGCCACAATCGAGGATATATTTCGTACTTTCATTTGCAGTGAATCTGCTTTTAAAGTCTTGAAGTCTCCCACCTCCACAAGTTGTGTAAAATCCTGGCTAGTGTTGCCATAAACGAACTCAACATTATCCGAGTCGTCGTAAATGGAATGGTAGTATTTGTTTGTTGGGCGAGTATTCAGTATCAAAGCTGGAAACTTTGAATCACGGCGTAAGAATGATTGCGCCGATGTGGGTGGTATGTGGAGACCCAACTCCGACTGTATGTTTATATTAAAGCCATACCTTGGCGATTTAGCATACGTGTTAAGTTGCTCAAGCAGTTTCTGGGCCAACGGTGGTGGGCTAGTGAGGGCATGCAACTTGATGTTAGCTATGTCATCTAGTGTGCCAATATCTAACATAAACTCAATGTTTTCGAAGGCAATAGGAGATCCGCCTGCCGATTTTGGGGGGAATTGGAGATTCTCCATGTCGTACACAAACCTCTGCGACCCAATATAATCGTAGGATTCACCATTGAAAGTCACAAAGAGGACATTACGACGCGTATCGGGTAGCGAGCTTTGGGCTGGCAGAATCTGTCGCAACAGGTTAGCCACCTGAGTAAACACAGCCAAGCTGACTACTGAATCCATTGCACCAAGACCTGTAACCAACACAAAAGTATGTGAAAATCACAAAgttatgaacaatattttgtttaaacttACCCACGCCATCAAACATGCTGGCGGTGTCCAATCGACATGTTACTAAAATAAACTTCTCGTCCGTCTTTGCCCCTTCTATTGCATTCTCTGTTGAATAATTACGAGGGTATACTGTTGCATACACATTTCGTCCCTCGAGAGGATCACAGTACTTGCTGCCTCCTAGATTGTTGATGAAGTTTGTACGCCGCATGCACACCTCCGTATTAACGGCAGCCGACATAAAAGATTTTACCTCAATAGCACAAAGGCTGCGCAGAGCGTGAGTTtcgtagtttttgttgttaaacTTTTCAAAACATTCTTTCAGCTTGTCTATTTCTTTTGAATCGGCTATATAGTAGATGGGAAAAGGAAAGTCTTCGTGCAGCAGTCCTGTGCCCCAGGGGTTCCAGCTATTTGCCGGATTGCTAGCATCGCACGATTCGCTACTATTGATTCCACTATATTGATTGGGGCAGTTGAGCTCGTGCGAAAACTGCTTCatcttttttgtttcgttAATGAGCAATACCACTGAAATGTTTGTAGGTCCGGCTTCTTTCAGTCGCATTAGATTGCTTCTTGTGAACAAATGTGGTGGTATCAGAGGTGCATACGGTGGCGATGGCGGATTCCCGAGGAGAAATTGCAAGTCGGCTTCGACGTTGATTAGATGCAGAACGCCAACAGACCCGGAGTAAGTTGCTATGAAAAGGAAGGATTTAAGAATCGGTGGATTCGGAATAACATATAAAAATTTACAGGAACAGCCGGTTTGGTGCGTGCCATTTAATCTGCGAAAACAACTGGCCCCTAGAATAGGCTCGTACATCTTATCGCGCGTGCGTTCGCCAAGGGctgttggaaaaaaaaaaacaaaggatTAGATGAATCAGCAGTAGTAAATGGTAATCTAGGTCTCCTCCACATTGTAGAGTGGGCGTGGGTGTAACGTAGTCATTAAATGAAGCAGCCGTCTGAATTTGACTCGTCACTTTGTCAACCTTCTTACCTGTTAAGGTGCCTTGCAGCAGCATTAGCAGCCAAAATGCAGCCGCATGGCTCATAATTTTAAAGTGTCCTTAGGGtcctttttcaaaaaatttaaaattgttataattatattatattattttataatggACTGGTTGATGGGAGAAATCAGTATTTTTGTCTTGTTTTTGCGTCTGCTTCTTGTTGCCGCCGAGAGTTGCATTCGTGCTAGAGATGATATGgtcgttttttttaataattcattGAAATTAGTATTAATTAGTAAAAatcttaatatattttttttgtaaaaaactATAATGTAGGAATTTccaaatagtttattttttattaattgttaAGTTATAAATAGAGACACATCACTAATTACTGTCTTGACCACCTGGTCACACTTTCAacaattattcaaaaattcgaaatatttgttgaaaaaaaaaaagacaccaaaaaataaaaacaattcaaTTTCTCAGCAGACTTATTATTTACCTAAAAATAATAGCTACTAACatctaaaaacattaaaagacTTTCTAGAActtaaaatctaaataaacTCGTTATAAGAGTTTCTTCAGTTAGAAAAGCGTATCTTCAGCGCGGATATATTCTCCAATGTCCGACTGATGGAAGCAAACAGTGGTCAGAGGATCGGCGGTTTTGCAATCTGTGGTTGAACGGGCCAAGACACCAAATCCTAGCGGCAGATCATTCATGGAGTACACTACCACGCCTTGGTACTGCCCGGCATTCTCTGTGATACGACCTAGTCCAGATTTGGGGATGTGGTTGCCGTAGAGGAACTGCTGCTCAAATGAGGGCTTCACCCACACCTTATATTGGGCATAGGGGGCCAGATAATAAAGTGCGGTGATGTGGAACTTCAACTTGTTGGTCTTGGAAAACTTCCCGAAACAGGTCCCAACACAAACCAATTGTTTATAGCCGAAGCACTCGCTTAGCTTTAGGATGCGCTCAGAAACGTAGTAAACTCGATCCTTGTGCTCCCTAAAACAGTAGGTTCCATCTGGGCGGTCAATCAGCTGCTTCACATTCGTTCCAATGCTGCAAATACGCTCATTTATACGGTGCTTGCGAATTTTCATATTATACTCACTATTTGGACAGCTTCTCAAAGAGGATTTTGGCACGTTCGTCGGTTAAGCGCTTCATTTTCAGTTATTAAAGTAAGCTAATATTGGGCGAAAACAAAAGTTTAACCAACTACACGTGAGAATGAATAAAGTGTTGGGTAACGGCGCACCTCTATACGCCTACGCAGCACTGGACACAAATACTTAAACTATCGGTTGGAAGAGTTTGAACTATAGTGCTGTAAAACTACGCtactttttaaattcaaaaacatgttaccgttattttttttttggtactaTGCATATCTACCATTAAAACACATATTTTGGACGTCGTTGAAAAGTACCGTAGTGTTGATCGAAAGCAATCTTATATTGTCATCGACACAGTACCCTGTGAATCTTTATCAGTAATGgtgtacatttttttctgttaCTCGGAAGTACCTGATAACCTTATTGAACTTTTCTGCGTCCCATGACCTGGGacttatttaaacatttttagttATCAAAATAAGCCTTAATTTCCCGTTTAAAGCGGAAGCTGAATTCGGGTGTCGCACAGTCGCGAGTAAGCATTCGGAAAGAATGTTGGGTTTGAGATTTTCGGTTTTGGCGATTTGCCTCACTCTGGACCTTTTTGGAATCGGCCTTGTGCATTCCAATAGCTGCATGACCCATGATAACAAAGTAGGGAAATGCCTGCATCGTGAGGACTGCCCGGCTCTTAAAactattgaaaataaaattagaagGAAGATTGACCTAACCGAACAGGAGGAAACACTGAATAAATCAATTTCTTCTTGTCAAGAAGTAAGTAAATCGACAAGATTGACTTTCAGAAGGCTAATTCACGCCCCTTTAGCGTGATACTTTTTGCTGTGAAGAACCTCTGAATTCTATGGGACGAACCTTGCTAAAGAATTACGATGATATGTGCGGTACTTTCGAACTAATTACAACATTTCCCACCCCGAAACGTAACGACGTAACCCCGAAATCGCGGCCTTGGATGGCCATACTCAAGTTAAAACCTCGGCCCGAAGTGATCAGGGTAGCGTTTTCATGTGGCGGCACGCTGATTACTTCTAGTGAGTTCTATAGCATTagcattttcaattattttattacacTCTTTTTTCTTAAACAGCATTTGTTTTGACGGCTGGACTTGTAAGTACAGGAGTTataaaacaaacgaaaaacacaaaaattttaaattttacaataCCTATTTTATTAGAGAGTTTGTCCGTTTCGGAGAACATGACATTTTGAATTACGATGAGCGCTTATACAACCCCGAAGCCGTATTGGGGACTCCGATGGATAAGCACCAGGATGTTCCGATCTATAAATTTATCGCCCACGAGGAATACGTAAAAGATAGTTTAAAGAATGACATTGCATTGATCAGCCTGAGGTACCCCGTGCGGTTCAACGATTTTGTTCGACCCATATGCCTGCCGATATTTCCAGACGTGTGGAGTCAGACCGAGCAATACCTGGAGGTACACGGGTGGGGTATAAGGGACCGAATAATACACACTTACACGCCTAGAAAGGCATACGTCAAGCGACTGCCGCCAAGCGAGTGCAACATTACTGTCGACAGCCAAATCTGCATAGACGCCTATGAAACCGATAGCTGTAGGGGCGACTCCGGAGGGTCACTGGCGTATTTGCGTAATTTTAACAGTAAAGCACGTTTTGTTCAGGCCGGAATCCTGACCGAAAGGCATTATGATTGCGAAAAGACCCCGGTGAAGGTGTACACTGATGTATCTgcatttatgggttggataaccAACAAACTTGCGATTGAAGATTAAGCTCCTTAAATGCTTGAATTCTTTTCATAATAGTATGACAATTTGAGTTATTTGAagtttgaataaatattttaatgtcttcaaaattgcaaaaatattGGAAATTGGGAACCAGGGTCTTTTTTGAAGGCGTTTCTGCACATAGTTCCGCTCCTTCAGCAAGTCAtccagctgctgctcctggtAGTAGACCACAAACTGCGCGGCCGACACCTGCTCGAAGATGGCGCAAATACTGGGCTTCAGGTTATAAAAGAACAGAAGCTGTCCGCGCTGGTTAAAGTCGCTAATCAGCGAGTCTATGGCTATTGTCATCCTGAAGTCTACGCCATAGACATGGGAGGTATCGATTACCACCGGAAATTTTGTCGTATGGACTGCTTGTTGACCAGATTCCGGAAATAGTCCACTGAAGCAAAGATTAGGAGTATTGATCATTGAGTTCCCCACTCCCGCCTGGGTGGTCAGAAGTTCGGTGGTAAGCTTGGGGCGTGCCGCTTGGCACGCATGCCGCATGCCGAATGAAAATCGTGTTAAGTCCCACTCCAGTTAGAACGCCCCAATCCAGAGGTAAACGAGGCAGCCCACAAATGTACCCACTCAAGGCACCTGGTCACTTTATAGAGATTGAAATATTCGGTTAAGGGTTGCGGATATCAATGGATGTCTTGCACTCACTCTTTGAGCTTCATATTGACTCGACCACTTTGACCTCGATTATGAACACCACAGCAGATATAATAATGGCAGCGAGAGAAGCACAATTTGATGGGTATCATTTgaaaaaactagaaaatttaaaaaacgatatttaagcaatgttttgaatgaggaaagtcgaaACTTTTaagtttgctgattacaaaatggtactttgtttcctgatcggatacaatttggcagagctatgaatAGAATCAATAATGTTGTCGTCGACACAGTACCCTGTGAAACTTTATCAGTAATGGTGTACATTTTTGTCTGTTAATCGGAAGTACCTGATAACCTTATTGAACTTTTCTGCGTCCCATGACCTGCGacttatttatacatttttagttATCAACAATGGACTTAATTTCCTGTTTAAAGCTTTTGTAGCGGAAGCTGAATTCGGGTGTCCACAGTCGCAAACAAGCATTCAGAAAGAATGTTGGGTTTgagatttttgattttggcgATTTGCCTAACCTTGGGCCTTGTTGGAATTCGCCTTGTGGATTCCAAATGCTGCAAGACACATGATAATAAAGTAGGCAAATGCCTGCATCGTTGGAACTGGCCGGCTGTTAAAactattgaaaataaaattaatgggAAAATTGACCTAGCCGACCAAGAGGAAACACTGAATAAATCAATTTCTTCTTGCCAAGAAGTAAGTAAATCGACAAGATTGACTTTCAGATTCTAAGACTAAGATCCACGCCCCTTTAGCGTGACACTTTTTGCTATGAAGCACCTCTGAATTCTGTGGGGGTAACCTTGCTTAAGAATTACGATGATATGTGCGGCAC
The Drosophila bipectinata strain 14024-0381.07 chromosome 3R, DbipHiC1v2, whole genome shotgun sequence DNA segment above includes these coding regions:
- the Nct gene encoding nicastrin isoform X1; translation: MSHAAAFWLLMLLQGTLTALGERTRDKMYEPILGASCFRRLNGTHQTGCSSTYSGSVGVLHLINVEADLQFLLGNPPSPPYAPLIPPHLFTRSNLMRLKEAGPTNISVVLLINETKKMKQFSHELNCPNQYSGINSSESCDASNPANSWNPWGTGLLHEDFPFPIYYIADSKEIDKLKECFEKFNNKNYETHALRSLCAIEVKSFMSAAVNTEVCMRRTNFINNLGGSKYCDPLEGRNVYATVYPRNYSTENAIEGAKTDEKFILVTCRLDTASMFDGVGLGAMDSVVSLAVFTQVANLLRQILPAQSSLPDTRRNVLFVTFNGESYDYIGSQRFVYDMENLQFPPKSAGGSPIAFENIEFMLDIGTLDDIANIKLHALTSPPPLAQKLLEQLNTYAKSPRYGFNINIQSELGLHIPPTSAQSFLRRDSKFPALILNTRPTNKYYHSIYDDSDNVEFVYGNTSQDFTQLVEVGDFKTLKADSLQMKVRNISSIVALALYQSLTGKEYTDTKVANPILADELLQCFLESADCPIFKAASYPGSRTALQLPPMRYISVLGGSQESSGWTYRLLGYLLSQPQKNISQVNCTTLPLHYFAGYNNTGECRLTTQNYSHALSPAFLIDGYDWASGQYSTWTESTWSQFSARIFLRPSNVHQVTTLSVGIVVLVVSFCLVYIISSRAEVLFEDLPASNAALPPPTAC
- the Nct gene encoding nicastrin isoform X2 produces the protein MSHAAAFWLLMLLQGTLTALGERTRDKMYEPILGASCFRRLNGTHQTGCSSTYSGSVGVLHLINVEADLQFLLGNPPSPPYAPLIPPHLFTRSNLMRLKEAGPTNISVVLLINETKKMKQFSHELNCPNQYSGINSSESCDASNPANSWNPWGTGLLHEDFPFPIYYIADSKEIDKLKECFEKFNNKNYETHALRSLCAIEVKSFMSAAVNTEVCMRRTNFINNLGGSKYCDPLEGRNVYATVYPRNYSTENAIEGAKTDEKFILVTCRLDTASMFDGVGLGAMDSVVSLAVFTQVANLLRQILPAQSSLPDTRRNVLFVTFNGESYDYIGSQRFVYDMENLQFPPKSAGGSPIAFENIEFMLDIGTLDDIANIKLHALTSPPPLAQKLLEQLNTYAKSPRYGFNINIQSELGLHIPPTSAQSFLRRDSKFPALILNTRPTNKYYHSIYDDSDNVEFVYGNTSQDFTQLVEVGDFKTLKADSLQMKVRNISSIVALALYQSLTGKEYTDTKVANPILADELLQCFLESADCPIFKAASYPGSRTALQLPPMRYISVLGGSQESSGWTYRLLGYLLSQPQKNISQVNCTTLPLHYFAGYNNTGECRLTTQNYSHALSPAFLIDGYDWASGQYSTWTESTWSQFSARIFLRPSNVHQVTTLSVGIVVLVVSFCLVYIISSRAEVLFEDLPASNAALFG
- the LOC108129310 gene encoding 60S ribosome subunit biogenesis protein NIP7 homolog, producing the protein MKRLTDERAKILFEKLSKYIGTNVKQLIDRPDGTYCFREHKDRVYYVSERILKLSECFGYKQLVCVGTCFGKFSKTNKLKFHITALYYLAPYAQYKVWVKPSFEQQFLYGNHIPKSGLGRITENAGQYQGVVVYSMNDLPLGFGVLARSTTDCKTADPLTTVCFHQSDIGEYIRAEDTLF
- the LOC138926777 gene encoding uncharacterized protein, which gives rise to MRHACQAARPKLTTELLTTQAGVGNSMINTPNLCFSGLFPESGQQAVHTTKFPVVIDTSHVYGVDFRMTIAIDSLISDFNQRGQLLFFYNLKPSICAIFEQVSAAQFVVYYQEQQLDDLLKERNYVQKRLQKRPWFPISNIFAILKTLKYLFKLQITQIVILL